From the genome of Spinacia oleracea cultivar Varoflay chromosome 2, BTI_SOV_V1, whole genome shotgun sequence, one region includes:
- the LOC130467125 gene encoding uncharacterized protein codes for MFEFRGILCRHIMKAMDVEDFQFIPEKYILNNWKKEVRAYENIRVSYYDPEESTRLAKAKELSQRHNYLKSLAMNNEVAYNLYTEATNTVRLKMEDAVNIRKTGDQGDTSINWWDPDARNVFGRRRLRPREYNERALTRDVEPVGDDVIKTLIDKRYAGRAKTSRVSIYDKGGSSKNKKSLTLAEIASNEELVRSTFGHIPTYRFRQENANNVNDPHLDLSYNGTILEDIPESSHVNLSEDISQAFDYETFEWRTRQGGMI; via the exons ATGTTTGAGTTTAGAGGCATATTGTGTAGACACATAATGAAGGCCATGGATGTTGAGGATTTTCAATTCATACCTGAAAAATATATTCTCAATAATTGGAAGAAGGAAGTTAGGGCATATGAAAACATTAGAGTTTCATACTATGATCCCGAAGAATCTACACGTCTTGCAAAGGCTAAAGAACTTTCACAAAGACATAATTACCTAAAATCATTAGCTATGAATAATGAGGTTGCATACAATCTTTACACGGAAGCAACTAACACCGTTAGACTTAAAATGGAGGATGCGGTCAATATACGAAAAACGGGTGACCAAGGTGATACATCTATTAATTGGTGGGATCCCGATGCGCGCAATGTTTTTGGCCGTCGTAGGCTACGACCAAGAGAATACAATGAACGTGCTCTTACGAGGGATGTTGAACCCGTTGGAGATGATGTGATAAAAACCCTTATCGATAAGCGTTATGCGGGTAGGGCAAAGACGTCACGAGTATCAATTTATGATAAAGGTGGTTCTTCGAAGAATAAGAAATCCTTAACACTAGCGGAAATTGCATCCAATGAG GAACTCGTTAGGTCAACGTTTGGTCACATTCCGACTTATCGTTTTAGACAAGAGAACGCAAATAATGTGAACGACCCACACTTGGATTTGTCATACAATGGTACGATATTGGAAGACATTCCGGAAAGTTCTCACGTTAATTTGTCTGAAGATATATCTCAAGCATTTGATTATGAAACGTTTGAGTGGCGTACAAGACAGGGTGGGATGATTTGA